In the Microcoleus sp. AS-A8 genome, CAATTCCCCCATCCGTTGCCAAACATGCCAATGAAGTACCTGTCGATTTAGAGCGTTTGTCAGAACTCTCTAGAGGAGATACGGAATTTCTGAAAGAACTTTTACAAGTCTTTTTAGAAGATGCACTCGTTTACTTGGAAGAATTAAAGAATGCCCTTGCAGTAGGAGATTGTACCACTTTGGCTCGTCGCGCCCACCAACTCAAAGGTTCAAGTGCAACGGTAGCCATCTATAAGATGCCAGAAATCGCCGCTGAGTTAGAGCGTCAGGCTGAAAACAATCAGCTTTTGGGAGCTTCGGAGCTGCTCGTTGAATTAGATGAGATTCTAGAGTGTATTCAAGCCTTCATCAGTGAGGGTTAGGATGCATCATCGTTGATGGGAGTTTAAGCTCATGAGATTATGATTAAACATATTCTTGGTTCATATAAAACGCTCAAAAAGACGTATCGATCATAGAAAATGACTCAACCCATCTGTTACCTTAATGGGAAATATGTTCCATTCGATCAGGCTTGCCTGCCCCTTAATGATTTAGGCATTGTCCGAGGGTATGGAGTCTTTGATTTTCTCCGCACTTATAACGCAGTACCCTTTAAACTCACAGAACATGTTCAAAGGCTGCAAAATTCAGCGAAATTAATTGGCTTGAGTTTACCGTGGTCAACCGCAGAAATCGAAGAGATCACGCAAAATACACTCACACACAATCATCTCCCTGAAGCTAACATTCGGATTGTCGTGACGGGTGGAGCTTCCGCTGACTTTATTACACCTCTCGGTCAACCAAGTCTAATGGTGATTGTCACTCCTGTTTCTAAATATCCCCAGGAATATTATGAACAAGGCATAAAAGTGATCACTGTACCCATAGAGCGGTTCATTCCTAAAGCCAAAAGCCTGAATTATATCTCGGCGATTGGGGCACTCCAACAAGCCAAACAAACGAATGCAGTTGAAGCACTCTATATGAATTCGCAGGGGGATGTATTGGAAGGAACAACTACAAATTTCTTTGTTTTTCGAGGCTCTCAACTCATTACACCGAAAGAAGGTATTTTGAATGGGATCACAAGAGATGTGATTTTGGAACTGGCTAAAGATAGATTTGAAATCGTTGAACAATCGATTGCTTACAGCCAGTTAAATCATTGTGATGAAGCGTTTATCACCTCTTCCACTAAAGAGATAATGCCCGTCGTTCAAATTGATGAGTTATATATCTCGCAAGGTAAACCAGGAGAAAACACTCAAAGTTTAATGCATTTATTTCATAAGTATACGAAAGGCTGATGTGGGGTT is a window encoding:
- a CDS encoding aminotransferase class IV → MTQPICYLNGKYVPFDQACLPLNDLGIVRGYGVFDFLRTYNAVPFKLTEHVQRLQNSAKLIGLSLPWSTAEIEEITQNTLTHNHLPEANIRIVVTGGASADFITPLGQPSLMVIVTPVSKYPQEYYEQGIKVITVPIERFIPKAKSLNYISAIGALQQAKQTNAVEALYMNSQGDVLEGTTTNFFVFRGSQLITPKEGILNGITRDVILELAKDRFEIVEQSIAYSQLNHCDEAFITSSTKEIMPVVQIDELYISQGKPGENTQSLMHLFHKYTKG